A genomic segment from Chlorogloeopsis sp. ULAP01 encodes:
- a CDS encoding PAS domain S-box protein — translation MALTTDLGCHELGGSQLVAAGTEEQLRLLESVVVHANDAIVITTADRLDAPFGPQIVYINEAFTRMSGYCATEAIGKTPRLLQGELTDRTQLNRIRVALQNRLPVTAELINYHKNGSAYWVEINIAPITDCEGKVTHFVSVQRDITERKHTEEELQNTNRKFRGIFNGTFQFMVLLTPEGIVLEANQTALDFGGLQPQEVIGRPFWETHWWAISTPIQNQLKAAIALAVKNEFVRYEVDLLGAGDTVASFDFCVRSLKDDSGKVVMLLAEGQNITQLKQAQVELERLEISRQQIQETLQKQDCAEIALQESERRYQTIAAVLPVGIFRTDVMGNCLYVNHRWCEITGLTPEEATGHGWERMLHPDDRERIIQDWYQAAAHNLPFSSEYRFQRPDGSISWVVGQSVAERTDTGEIIAYIGTITEISDRKHTEEALKQSEERFRNLIETSSDLIWEVDENAAYTYVSPKVSDILGYQPEEILGKIPLQLMPQYKRDSIAQLFFEIVSQQKAFECLENINLHKNGHPVVLETNGVPIFDREGKFRGYRGISRDVTERNQAQAALQATQQQLQAILDNSPAVIYLTDTQNRFLLINRQYEQLFHITKAEIVGKSVYDVFPHEFASKFAANNHNVFTTGEHLEVEEVAPQTDGEHIYLSVKFPLKDGNGVPYAICGISTDITDRKRVEESLVRFRKAIESSSDAIGLIDNGGEQIDVNPAFVELFEYTLAELQAAGGMLALYPHQAEYQKIFAAVESGHSWRGEVKMKTRRGEILDIYLRADAIKDVTGKIIGTVSIHTDITERKQAEASLRLRDRVIAASTNGIVIADVRLPQLPIIYVNSAFENITGYSIEEIIGQSSCLIQSADLNQIEAQEINTAIKQAKNCTVILRNYRQDGSLFWNELSIFPVFDADGIYTHYVGIQNDITNRKQAEAALLLSQARLQYLLSSTPAIIYSCKPDGDYGVTFISDNITAVMGYEAREFVEDSSFWINHIHPDDLARVLTEVSKIFDQGENSYEYRFLHSDGEYRWVYDQAKLVLWDDAGNPVEIVGYRADITKYKQLEQELRTALEKEKELNELKSRFITMTSHEFRTPLSTILSSSELLEHYRHKWTEEKLLLHIHRIQTAVKHMTDMLNDVLVIGKVEVGKLEFRPVPLDLVEYCCNLLEELQIDIDPQCAIAFNCEYKFIPGCMDEKLLGYILRNLLSNARKYSPNHRIVKFTLTCQQEQAVFEIKDQGIGIPSEDLPHLFESFHRAANVGNIQGTGLGLAIVKKCVDIHRGEITVNSELEAGTTFTVALPLNNI, via the coding sequence GTGGCACTTACTACCGATTTGGGCTGCCATGAGTTGGGTGGCTCGCAATTAGTAGCAGCAGGCACAGAAGAACAACTGCGTTTATTAGAGTCAGTAGTTGTTCATGCTAACGATGCCATTGTTATTACTACAGCCGATAGGCTAGATGCACCTTTCGGCCCGCAAATAGTTTATATTAACGAAGCTTTTACTCGGATGAGTGGCTATTGCGCTACTGAAGCAATTGGTAAAACGCCACGACTTTTACAGGGTGAATTAACCGATCGCACCCAACTCAACAGAATTCGCGTTGCCCTTCAAAATCGATTACCAGTGACAGCAGAGTTAATCAACTATCATAAAAACGGCTCTGCGTATTGGGTAGAGATAAATATTGCACCAATCACAGATTGCGAGGGCAAAGTCACTCATTTTGTTTCTGTGCAGCGAGATATTACCGAACGCAAACATACTGAAGAGGAACTGCAAAACACCAACAGAAAATTCCGTGGGATTTTCAATGGCACATTTCAATTTATGGTACTGCTAACACCAGAAGGAATTGTATTAGAAGCCAACCAAACAGCACTTGATTTTGGAGGATTGCAGCCACAAGAAGTGATTGGGCGTCCATTTTGGGAGACACATTGGTGGGCAATTTCCACCCCAATCCAAAACCAATTAAAAGCAGCGATCGCACTGGCTGTCAAAAATGAATTTGTACGTTACGAGGTTGATCTACTTGGTGCAGGCGATACCGTCGCTAGCTTCGACTTTTGTGTGAGATCTCTAAAAGATGACTCAGGCAAAGTGGTAATGCTGCTTGCCGAAGGGCAAAATATCACCCAGCTTAAACAAGCACAAGTAGAACTAGAAAGGCTGGAAATCAGTCGCCAGCAGATACAGGAAACTTTACAAAAACAGGATTGCGCTGAAATTGCCTTGCAAGAAAGTGAACGACGCTATCAAACCATAGCAGCTGTTTTACCAGTAGGTATTTTTAGAACAGATGTTATGGGAAATTGTCTTTACGTTAATCATCGCTGGTGTGAAATTACTGGGCTTACTCCTGAAGAAGCCACAGGGCATGGTTGGGAGCGGATGCTTCATCCAGACGATAGAGAGCGAATTATTCAAGATTGGTATCAAGCTGCTGCCCACAATCTGCCATTTTCCTCTGAGTACAGGTTTCAGCGTCCTGATGGTAGTATTAGTTGGGTTGTTGGTCAGTCGGTTGCAGAGCGAACAGATACAGGTGAAATCATTGCTTACATTGGCACCATTACTGAGATTAGCGATCGCAAACATACTGAAGAAGCTCTCAAACAGAGCGAGGAGCGTTTCCGAAACTTAATTGAAACTAGCAGTGATTTGATTTGGGAAGTTGATGAAAATGCTGCTTATACATATGTCAGTCCGAAAGTCAGCGACATATTAGGTTATCAACCCGAAGAAATCTTAGGCAAAATACCTTTACAGTTGATGCCACAATACAAGCGAGACAGTATCGCCCAGCTTTTTTTTGAAATTGTTAGTCAACAAAAAGCATTTGAATGTCTTGAAAATATCAACCTGCATAAAAATGGGCATCCAGTTGTTCTGGAAACTAATGGAGTTCCAATCTTTGATCGAGAAGGTAAATTCCGTGGTTATCGTGGCATAAGTAGAGACGTTACAGAACGCAATCAAGCACAGGCTGCATTACAAGCGACTCAACAACAGCTACAAGCAATTTTAGATAACTCTCCAGCAGTTATTTATTTAACGGATACTCAAAACAGATTTTTACTGATTAACCGTCAGTATGAACAGCTATTTCACATTACCAAAGCGGAGATTGTAGGTAAAAGTGTATATGATGTTTTTCCTCATGAATTTGCTAGTAAGTTTGCAGCAAACAATCATAATGTATTCACCACTGGGGAACACCTAGAAGTAGAAGAAGTTGCTCCTCAAACAGATGGAGAACATATTTACCTATCTGTTAAATTTCCTTTAAAAGATGGTAATGGTGTTCCCTATGCTATTTGTGGCATTTCCACAGATATTACTGATCGCAAACGTGTTGAAGAATCTTTAGTACGTTTTCGTAAAGCGATAGAAAGTAGCAGTGACGCTATTGGCTTGATTGACAATGGTGGTGAGCAAATTGACGTCAATCCAGCATTTGTGGAACTGTTTGAGTACACTTTGGCAGAATTGCAAGCTGCTGGAGGAATGTTAGCCCTTTACCCCCATCAAGCAGAGTATCAAAAAATCTTTGCAGCCGTGGAGAGCGGACATTCTTGGCGCGGTGAAGTCAAAATGAAAACTCGCAGAGGTGAAATTTTAGATATTTACCTTCGTGCTGATGCAATCAAAGATGTCACTGGCAAGATTATCGGTACAGTTAGCATTCATACTGATATTACTGAGCGCAAACAAGCAGAAGCTAGCTTACGCCTGCGCGATCGCGTGATTGCTGCCAGTACTAACGGGATTGTAATTGCTGATGTCAGACTGCCACAGCTACCAATTATCTATGTTAACTCTGCCTTTGAGAATATCACTGGTTACTCTATAGAAGAAATTATCGGTCAAAGCAGCTGTTTGATCCAAAGTGCAGATCTTAATCAAATAGAGGCGCAAGAAATCAACACTGCGATTAAACAAGCAAAAAACTGCACAGTAATTTTACGTAACTATCGCCAAGATGGCAGTCTATTTTGGAATGAATTAAGTATTTTTCCTGTATTTGATGCTGACGGCATTTATACGCACTATGTCGGCATTCAAAATGATATTACCAATCGCAAGCAAGCAGAGGCAGCGTTGTTATTATCACAAGCCCGTTTGCAATACTTGCTTTCTTCCACTCCAGCAATTATTTATAGCTGTAAACCCGATGGTGATTATGGTGTTACCTTTATTAGCGACAATATTACTGCCGTGATGGGCTACGAAGCGCGAGAATTTGTTGAAGATTCTAGCTTTTGGATAAATCATATTCATCCAGACGATTTAGCACGTGTTTTAACAGAAGTGTCAAAAATTTTTGACCAAGGAGAAAATAGTTATGAATATCGTTTTTTACATAGTGACGGTGAATATCGTTGGGTATACGATCAAGCCAAGTTAGTGTTGTGGGATGATGCGGGTAATCCAGTAGAAATCGTTGGTTATCGAGCCGACATTACAAAATACAAACAGTTGGAACAGGAACTAAGAACAGCATTAGAGAAAGAAAAAGAATTGAATGAACTTAAGTCTCGCTTTATTACTATGACTTCCCATGAATTTCGTACTCCATTGAGTACCATTCTTTCCTCTTCGGAACTATTAGAACACTATCGTCACAAATGGACAGAAGAAAAACTGCTCTTACACATACATCGCATTCAAACTGCTGTCAAACATATGACTGATATGTTAAATGATGTATTGGTAATTGGTAAGGTAGAAGTAGGAAAATTAGAATTTAGACCAGTACCTCTAGACTTAGTCGAATACTGCTGTAACTTATTGGAAGAATTGCAAATTGATATCGATCCTCAATGTGCGATCGCTTTTAACTGTGAATATAAATTCATACCCGGTTGTATGGATGAAAAATTACTAGGGTATATTCTCAGAAATCTACTTTCAAATGCTAGAAAATATTCTCCTAATCACAGGATTGTCAAATTTACTCTTACTTGTCAACAAGAGCAAGCAGTATTTGAAATCAAAGACCAAGGAATTGGTATTCCCTCAGAAGACTTGCCTCATCTATTTGAATCTTTTCATCGTGCCGCTAATGTTGGCAATATTCAAGGTACAGGTTTAGGATTGGCAATAGTAAAAAAGTGCGTAGATATTCATAGAGGTGAAATTACGGTGAATAGTGAACTTGAAGCAGGAACAACATTTACTGTAGCTTTGCCATTAAATAATATTTGA